The Xiphophorus maculatus strain JP 163 A chromosome 23, X_maculatus-5.0-male, whole genome shotgun sequence genome contains a region encoding:
- the hyi gene encoding putative hydroxypyruvate isomerase, whose product MTALKFCANISWLFTEHTDFSKRIYAAASVGFQAVEAGWLYDSDLSELQKAKEATRVEVVLINTPPGDIKAGDLGLGAVPGRELEFREGLDLTLKYAKALNCKRIHLMAGRIPVDAHRAAVSREMEDVFVQNLNYAADVLAKEGITGLIEPINTRITDPRYFLDSPHQAAAILGKVGKPNIQLQMDIFHWQIMDGNLTKNMHKYFPIIGHVQIAQVPGRNEPDSNGELCYRYLLNTLEKLGYQGYIGCEYKPLDSTEKSLGWIQQYWAQYS is encoded by the exons ATGACTGCGTTAAAGTTTTGTGCGAATATTTCCTGGCTGTTTACTGAGCATACAGACTTCAGCAAGAGAATTTATGCGGCTGCTTCTGTCGGGTTTCAAGCCGTGGAAGCAGGTTGGCTTTACGATTCGGACCTGTCAGAGCTCCAGAAAGCCAAGGAGGCAACTAGAGTGGAAGTCGTCCTTATCAACACGCCACCAG ggGATATCAAGGCAGGTGATCTCGGTTTGGGAGCAGTTCCAGGGAGAGAGCTGGAGTTTAGAGAAGGGTTGGATCTTACTCTGAAGTATGCAAAAGCTTTGAACTGCAAGAG AATTCACCTAATGGCAGGAAGGATTCCAGTGGATGCTCACAGAGCAGCAGTTTCAAGAGAAATGGAGGATGTCTTTGTGCAGAACCTAAACTATGCAGCTGATGTCTTGGCCAAG GAAGGAATCACTGGATTGATTGAGCCAATCAACACAAGAATTACAGACCCTCGCTACTTTCTGGACTCCCCTCATCAAG CTGCAGCAATACTGGGGAAGGTTGGCAAGCCCAACATCCAGCTACAGATG GACATATTTCACTGGCAAATTATGGATggaaatctgacaaaaaacatgcacaaatatTTTCCCATAATAG GCCATGTTCAGATTGCACAGGTTCCAGGCAGGAATGAACCTGACAGCAATGGAGAGTTGTGTTACAGATACTTGTTAAACACACTGGAGAAGCTTGGTTATCAAGGATACATTGGCTGTGAATACAAGCCACTTG ACTCCACAGAAAAGAGTCTGGGGTGGATCCAACAATACTGGGCCCAATATTCTTGA